CTGTCTGCCGGAATCGTCGCCAAAGAGGTGTGGTCGCCCGCGCCGATGTCTTCTTTCAGTCCGGCGACGATGAAGTCGTTGATTTGTGCGTCGGTGATTTGCTGTGGTCGCATGAATAGTGGATTTGTGGATTGGTTACTCCTTCCATTTAATGTTGCACCCCCCGCTCGGTCGTTGAATTGCGGGGGCGGGTTTTCCGGCCAAAACTGCGTCCAGCGCCGTCCGCAAATCTTCGCCCGTCGGGGGAATCGGATTGCGCTTGGGGCGGCTGGGGTCGAGTTGGCCGCGATAAAAGAGTTTCAAATCATGGTCAAAAACATAAAAATCTGGCGTACAAGCCGCGTCGTAAGCGCGGGCCACGTCCTGACTTTCGTCGTAAAGGTAGGGAAATGTGTAGCCCGCTTCCGCCGCGTGGGTTTTCATTTTGTCGGGCGCATCTTCGGGATGGGTCACCACGTCGTTGCTGCTGATGCCGACAAACGATACGCCTTTCGACTTATATTCCGCCACCACGTTCACGATTTCGGGGTTGACGTAGAGGACGTAGGGGCAGTGGTTGCACAGGAACATCACCACCGTCGCCCGTGCGCCAGCGGCCACGTCTTTCAGCGCGACGGTTTTCCCGCTCACCGTGTCGGGCAAGGCAAAATCCGGGGCTTTGGTGCCGAGCGGAAGCATATTTGATTCGGTGTAGGCCATTTTGAATAAGGGTTGATGAGAGTTGATAAGAGTTGATGAGGGTTGATGAGAGTTGATAAGGGTTGATGAGGGTTGATAAGAGTTGATAAGGGTTGATGAGGGTTGATAAGAGTTGATGAGGGTTGATGAGGGTTGATAAGAGTTGATGAGGGTTGATAAGAGTTGATGAGGGTTGATGAGGGTTGATAAGAGTTGATGAGGGTTGATAAGAGTTGATGAGGGTTGATAAGAGTTGATAAGAGTTGATGAGGGTTGATGAAGGTTGATGAGAGTTGATGAGGGTTGATGAAGGTTGATGAGGGTTGATGAGGAGAGTGTCCACAAAAGTGTGTCACCCCAATTCGGGCAATGAGAAAACACAGAGACACGGTGGCACAGAGTTTTGGTTTTCAATGATTGCGCTTCTTTGAGCGCAGCGTTCGCCGTGTAAAAAAACATGCAGGAAGGTTTGACACGCTTTTCTGAACATTCCCCCTTTATCAACCCTCATCAACCTGTTATTTGCAAGCCTGATTTATTCCCAAAACGTAGTTTTTCACGATGCCGATTTCGACTGCCGTTTCCGCGCCTTTGAAGCCTTTGATGTCAGCGTCTTGAATGTTTTTTTCGTATTGTTCCAAAAAAGACTTGCTGAGGGGAAGGTACGACCAATGCCATTTTTCCTCAAAATAGCCCGATGGCCGCTTTGGGGTGTAGGGTTGGCAAAACCCGTATTCGTGAGCGTGGGCGCTGAGCCATTGATAGACCTTTTCGAACTTGCCCCCTTGCTCAAACGAGGGATTGTTCAGGTCGTTCAAATCAATATCGGTGCCCCAATGGTGGCGCGAGGAGCCGGGCATGGAAGAGTATTCGAGGATTTTCAGGGCGCGGGCTTTGGCGCCGGGGGCATCCTTGGCGAAACGGCTCCATTTTTCCTCCCAAATCGTCTTCTGACGGTCGAAGTTGCGGGTGCTGGAAATGATTTTCAACACCACACCGTCTTTTTCTGCGGCGCTGTGCATCAACTTGAATGCCTCGAATGCCTCTTTTCGCATGAGCATGCCGGGCTTGTCGGAATATGGTTTGCCCACTGTCACAAAATTGGGGTGCGTGGCTGGGTTGAATTTTCCGAGCAAATAATCAATATCCACCGTTGGGGCGGGGGTGGCGGGTGGCGGGCTGGAAACCAACGTGCCCGGTGGCACGCCTTCTTGCCCGCTGGGTGCCATGTCCTGTCTGTCGGAGCGAACATTCGACTGGCAGCTTGATGCCACCAAGAGCAAAAGAAAAATGGAACGCATGCGCAGGATATGCTTTGTTTTGAAGCTCAAAAGTAGGGCAATCCCGCTTTTTGGTAAGAAACTGTTTTATACTTTGATTTGCCGGGATTTGCCAGTTGGCTATGATTGCACTGCTTGATTTTGAGCAGTAGCCATGCTCAAGACTTGAGGGCGCGGAGTATTAGAGCCTCTAAGGCTTGTATTTTAGCCGCCCTAAACCTGCCCGTCTCATGCCCAACTTTACATATTCCCTTGCCGCTTTCTTTTTGCTTTTTTCCGCCTGCCATTTTACTGCCACAAATACCGACTGGCCCGCCTATCTCGGCGACGACGGGCGCACCCATTTTTCTCGGCTCGACCAAATCAACACTGCCAATGTCGCCAGTCTGAAAGTCGCCTGGACGTATCAAAGTGGCGGTGCGGACACGGTGAAAAATACCACTCAAATCCAGCACAACCCACTCATCATCAATGGGGTGCTGTATGGTGCTTCGCCCGACGTGAGCATTTTCGCGCTTGATGCCGCCACAGGGCAAGAACGGTGGAAATTCAACACTTTCGAGTGGCTCGGCGGCGAAAACTC
This genomic interval from Saprospiraceae bacterium contains the following:
- a CDS encoding thioredoxin family protein; this encodes MAYTESNMLPLGTKAPDFALPDTVSGKTVALKDVAAGARATVVMFLCNHCPYVLYVNPEIVNVVAEYKSKGVSFVGISSNDVVTHPEDAPDKMKTHAAEAGYTFPYLYDESQDVARAYDAACTPDFYVFDHDLKLFYRGQLDPSRPKRNPIPPTGEDLRTALDAVLAGKPAPAIQRPSGGCNIKWKE
- a CDS encoding M15 family metallopeptidase, encoding MRSIFLLLLVASSCQSNVRSDRQDMAPSGQEGVPPGTLVSSPPPATPAPTVDIDYLLGKFNPATHPNFVTVGKPYSDKPGMLMRKEAFEAFKLMHSAAEKDGVVLKIISSTRNFDRQKTIWEEKWSRFAKDAPGAKARALKILEYSSMPGSSRHHWGTDIDLNDLNNPSFEQGGKFEKVYQWLSAHAHEYGFCQPYTPKRPSGYFEEKWHWSYLPLSKSFLEQYEKNIQDADIKGFKGAETAVEIGIVKNYVLGINQACK